A region from the Candidatus Kryptoniota bacterium genome encodes:
- a CDS encoding NAD-dependent epimerase/dehydratase family protein has product MQFQIIISRDLMETAFVTGANGLVGSNLCHKLSELGYTVVAMVRGNSDIVGLNGFRGKKVRGDIMDSDSLVKLIEGSDYVFHTAGLVSFDNRRRKELLRINVEGTRNVMQAARKANVKKVVHTSSVAAIGIPRSGVEMADESTEYNKFRYRIAYADSRHLGEMEVRKAVDSGLDAVIINPASIVGPRDVYSHFGVLLKLFKDKKIVPYVPGGMCVVDVDDVVSGEISALKSGRSGERYIIGGENLSFKELFAKIAGIVNASPPNLRIPIWAARCAASIFEILSAITGKPPVLTKAHVASATLPHYYSFAKAKRELGIEPHPIDRAIQKAYEWYEDNGLM; this is encoded by the coding sequence TTGCAGTTCCAAATCATTATTTCGCGTGACCTGATGGAGACCGCATTCGTCACGGGGGCTAACGGGCTTGTCGGGTCAAATCTATGTCACAAACTCTCAGAGCTCGGCTATACCGTCGTTGCGATGGTGCGCGGAAACTCTGACATCGTCGGGCTGAACGGTTTCAGAGGAAAGAAGGTTCGAGGTGACATCATGGATTCCGACTCGCTCGTGAAATTAATTGAAGGTTCGGATTACGTCTTCCATACAGCCGGGTTGGTCAGCTTCGACAACAGGAGACGTAAAGAGTTGCTTCGTATCAACGTTGAAGGGACGCGGAACGTTATGCAGGCCGCAAGAAAAGCAAACGTCAAGAAGGTGGTACACACAAGTTCCGTGGCGGCCATAGGGATTCCACGCTCCGGTGTCGAGATGGCGGATGAATCGACCGAATACAATAAGTTTCGGTACAGAATCGCTTATGCCGACAGCAGGCATCTTGGCGAAATGGAAGTAAGGAAGGCGGTTGACTCGGGCTTGGATGCAGTTATAATAAACCCCGCCTCGATCGTAGGCCCGCGCGACGTGTATTCTCATTTTGGGGTTCTGCTCAAATTATTCAAGGATAAGAAGATTGTGCCGTACGTGCCGGGAGGAATGTGCGTCGTCGATGTCGATGACGTTGTCTCAGGTGAAATATCCGCGCTGAAATCGGGACGAAGCGGTGAAAGATATATTATCGGGGGAGAAAATCTCTCGTTCAAAGAGCTGTTCGCGAAGATCGCGGGAATCGTGAATGCATCTCCGCCGAATTTGCGGATTCCGATATGGGCAGCGAGATGTGCTGCATCGATTTTCGAAATACTATCCGCGATAACCGGAAAGCCTCCCGTTCTAACAAAAGCCCATGTTGCGAGCGCGACTCTTCCGCATTATTATTCATTCGCGAAAGCGAAACGGGAACTCGGAATTGAACCGCATCCAATCGATCGTGCGATTCAGAAAGCATATGAATGGTACGAGGACAATGGACTCATGTGA